The following are encoded in a window of Streptomyces sp. Go-475 genomic DNA:
- a CDS encoding SAM-dependent methyltransferase, whose product MTDSHTPPSGSARLNTGVAHNARVWNYWIGGKDNYEVDQQVGRHVAEMFPIIRDIARADREFLGRAVSHLAGECGVRQFLDIGTGLPTADNTHEIAQRIAPDSRIVYVDNDPIVLVHARTLLTGTSDGATAYIDADVHDPDAIIERAGHTLDLTRPVAVMMLGILNFVLDTDKARDIVRRVMAAVPSGSFLVLTHPTFDDELGGAGQIPAMKFWNENATPPITARSGADIAAFLEGLDLLDPGMVSCGQWRAEPDSAVLVPQYGAVAVKP is encoded by the coding sequence GTGACGGACAGCCACACCCCGCCGAGCGGCTCGGCGAGGCTGAACACCGGTGTGGCGCACAACGCGCGCGTGTGGAACTACTGGATCGGCGGCAAGGACAACTACGAGGTCGACCAGCAGGTCGGCCGGCACGTCGCCGAGATGTTCCCGATCATCCGGGACATCGCCCGGGCGGACCGGGAGTTCCTCGGCCGGGCCGTGTCGCACCTGGCCGGCGAGTGCGGGGTACGGCAGTTCCTGGACATCGGCACGGGCCTGCCGACGGCGGACAACACCCACGAGATCGCCCAGCGCATCGCGCCCGACTCGCGGATCGTCTACGTCGACAACGACCCGATCGTGCTGGTGCACGCCCGCACCCTGCTGACCGGCACCAGCGACGGCGCCACCGCCTACATCGACGCCGACGTCCACGACCCGGACGCCATCATCGAGCGGGCGGGGCACACCCTCGACCTCACCCGGCCCGTCGCCGTGATGATGCTGGGCATCCTCAACTTCGTCCTGGACACCGACAAGGCCCGGGACATCGTGCGCCGGGTGATGGCCGCGGTCCCCTCCGGCAGCTTCCTGGTCCTCACCCACCCGACCTTCGACGACGAGCTCGGCGGCGCGGGCCAGATCCCGGCCATGAAGTTCTGGAACGAGAACGCCACTCCCCCGATCACGGCCCGCAGCGGCGCGGACATCGCCGCGTTCCTCGAGGGCCTCGACCTGCTCGACCCGGGCATGGTGTCGTGCGGGCAGTGGCGCGCCGAGCCCGATTCGGCCGTGCTGGTTCCGCAGTACGGCGCGGTGGCCGTGAAGCCCTGA
- a CDS encoding RICIN domain-containing protein has protein sequence MSVHSPRRTRGPVTFLLAALLAAVSLVALPAPSASAAVIDTSAYYQLVSRHSGKAIEISEGSTADGATVVQRTPGTGANQQFQFVDSGNGYYRIKARHSGKVLDVEGRSTANGANVLQWTDDNAAHQQFSVVDIDSQHVQLINRNSGKALDVWERSMNDGARISQYDDVDGTNQQWRLVKAGGGTDPDPGPPAGEALQMEDLNRGLVSVRSGSNNLVSWRLLGTESYDTAFNVYRDGTKVNGSPVTDSTNYLDSGAPSDASYTVRAVVGGTEQPASEPSVRFTGGNYLDVPLSSPGSGYTPVEASPGDVDGDGQYELIVKWDPDNAKDNSQSGVTGNVYIDAYRLGGQRLWRVDLGRNIRAGAHYTQFQVYDYDGDGKAEVAMKTADATRDGRGTVIGNASADHRNSSGYVLTGPEYLTMFNGLTGAAMSTVSYDPPRGNLSSWGDNYGNRADRFLAGTAYLDGQRPSLIMARGYYTRAVIAAWDFRNGQLVKRWTFDSNASGNGAAHGQGNHQLSVADVDADGRQEIVYGSATIDDNGRLMYATGFGHGDALHVGDFVPGRAGLEVFSIHEASNQPGSDLHDARTGQVIHRTPTSGSEGPGRGVAGDIYAGNAGAEFWGSGPNMTNLRNASGGNVGRNPSSANFLAWWDADPVRELLNGTQIDKYGTGGDTRLLTGSGVASSNGTKSTPVLSGDLFGDWREEVIWRHSGNNALRIYATTTPTTTKLHTLVHDAQYRTALAWQNTAYNQPPHPSYFLGAGMTRPPQPNVYVR, from the coding sequence ATGTCCGTCCACAGCCCACGAAGAACCCGCGGGCCGGTCACGTTCTTACTGGCGGCGCTGCTGGCCGCCGTCTCGCTGGTCGCCCTGCCCGCGCCCAGCGCGAGTGCGGCCGTGATCGACACGTCCGCCTACTACCAGCTGGTCTCACGCCACAGCGGCAAGGCCATCGAGATCTCGGAAGGCTCCACCGCCGACGGCGCCACGGTCGTCCAGCGGACCCCTGGAACCGGCGCCAACCAGCAGTTCCAGTTCGTCGATTCGGGCAACGGGTACTACCGGATCAAGGCCCGGCACAGTGGCAAGGTGCTCGACGTCGAAGGGCGATCCACGGCCAACGGCGCGAACGTGCTGCAGTGGACGGACGACAACGCCGCCCATCAGCAGTTCAGCGTGGTCGACATCGACAGCCAGCACGTGCAGCTGATCAACCGCAACAGCGGCAAGGCCCTGGACGTCTGGGAGCGGTCGATGAACGACGGCGCCCGGATCTCCCAGTACGACGACGTCGACGGCACCAACCAGCAGTGGCGGCTGGTCAAGGCCGGCGGCGGCACCGACCCGGATCCCGGCCCGCCGGCCGGTGAGGCCCTGCAGATGGAGGACCTGAACCGGGGCCTGGTCTCGGTGCGTTCGGGCTCGAACAACCTGGTGTCCTGGCGGCTGTTGGGCACCGAGAGCTACGACACGGCGTTCAACGTCTACCGCGACGGCACGAAGGTGAACGGCTCGCCGGTCACCGACTCCACCAACTACCTGGACAGCGGCGCGCCTTCGGACGCCTCGTACACCGTGCGCGCGGTGGTCGGCGGCACGGAGCAGCCGGCTTCGGAGCCCTCGGTGCGTTTCACCGGCGGCAACTACCTCGACGTACCGCTGTCTTCGCCCGGTTCGGGTTACACACCGGTGGAGGCGAGCCCGGGTGACGTGGACGGCGACGGACAGTACGAGCTGATCGTGAAGTGGGACCCGGACAACGCGAAGGACAACTCGCAGTCCGGCGTGACCGGCAACGTCTACATCGACGCCTACCGGCTGGGCGGCCAGCGGCTGTGGCGCGTCGATCTCGGCCGCAACATCCGGGCCGGGGCGCACTACACCCAGTTCCAGGTGTACGACTACGACGGCGACGGCAAGGCCGAGGTGGCCATGAAGACGGCGGACGCCACGCGCGACGGCCGGGGCACCGTCATCGGCAACGCGAGCGCCGACCACCGCAACTCCAGCGGCTACGTCCTGACCGGGCCCGAGTACCTGACCATGTTCAACGGTCTGACCGGCGCCGCGATGTCCACCGTCAGCTACGACCCGCCGCGCGGCAACCTCTCCTCCTGGGGCGACAACTACGGCAACCGCGCGGACCGCTTCCTGGCCGGCACCGCGTACCTCGACGGTCAGCGCCCGTCCCTGATCATGGCCCGCGGCTACTACACCCGCGCCGTCATCGCCGCCTGGGACTTCCGCAACGGACAGCTCGTCAAGCGCTGGACGTTCGACTCCAACGCCTCCGGCAACGGCGCCGCGCACGGCCAGGGCAACCACCAGTTGTCCGTCGCCGACGTCGACGCCGACGGCCGCCAGGAGATCGTCTACGGCTCGGCGACCATCGACGACAACGGCCGCCTGATGTACGCCACGGGCTTCGGCCACGGCGACGCCCTGCACGTCGGTGACTTCGTGCCGGGCCGCGCCGGCCTGGAGGTCTTCTCCATCCACGAGGCGAGCAACCAGCCCGGCTCCGACCTGCACGACGCCCGTACCGGACAGGTCATCCACCGCACCCCCACCAGTGGCTCCGAGGGCCCGGGCCGCGGCGTGGCCGGTGACATCTACGCCGGCAACGCGGGCGCCGAGTTCTGGGGCTCCGGGCCGAACATGACCAACCTGCGCAACGCCTCCGGCGGCAACGTCGGCCGCAACCCGTCCTCGGCGAACTTCCTCGCCTGGTGGGACGCCGACCCGGTGCGCGAACTGCTGAACGGCACCCAGATCGACAAGTACGGCACCGGCGGCGACACCCGGCTGCTCACGGGCAGCGGCGTGGCCTCCAGCAACGGCACCAAGTCCACCCCGGTGCTCTCGGGCGACCTCTTCGGCGACTGGCGCGAGGAGGTCATCTGGCGCCACTCGGGCAACAACGCCCTGCGCATCTACGCCACGACCACCCCGACGACCACCAAACTGCACACCCTGGTCCACGACGCCCAGTACCGCACCGCCCTGGCCTGGCAGAACACCGCCTACAACCAGCCGCCCCACCCCAGCTACTTCCTCGGCGCCGGCATGACCCGCCCGCCGCAGCCCAACGTCTACGTGCGCTGA
- a CDS encoding glycosyl hydrolase 53 family protein, with protein MRRHPVRTALSIATAVILACGAAAFGPVSPASAQFGEAEISPIESDLSAKSWVSVEAGSGASTADLAIDQDDRTAWRADGTSAHQWLTLDLGGAYDNVRKVEVVFPSAGAVYQYVVESSADGDSWNVIADHSADHRPSRGSVDLFTRPGTRFVRVTFTGASPRATLGISELSVYNYLRDDLILGADASWVDNDVAEGREYWVRPTEEDPGAGPHLLDVLQDRGVEYVRLRVFNEPRSESSGGVLTVPYQGPKRSLEVAKWIKAERDMGLGIDLHYADSWADPAKQPKPRAWAQLKFDELTEAVYDHTYDYVEQLIEQGTTPDKVAIGNEIVNGFMYGSEAALIGTTDPAYFRNQPEIYQSQPGGGLLWKYWGSDDPEERRLYDEAWDRFTTLSAAGIRAVRDVAADHGEDIDVETHIIIGKDRGAKTLEFWDQYLTRVKAKGADVDVLAHSYYPEWHGSPDHYESNINAVAAAHPGYKIEIAETSYPASGGGGTPMPNSTYPRTVQGQADALQHVFRIANDIPDNQGLGVLAWEPARWQSLFTAVPGMPRTWEPNASIDIFTKSRASHVVEDTVYASALVGGEVVLPDAVRALTMADGSAEPVPVEWDPVPDGATDTAGRLTVRGSTEYGRVTAMVDVVDTYAGLACDRVITGRYAGPLTVTKGVTCLDGATVSGPVSVRAGASLQADGAVVAGPVRADGAAGVVICDSRISGPVTSSGTSSVTIGNPVLGCAPNTVTGPVTVTRTNWWNVIAGNTINGPLVCGGNAQPPVNNGSANTVSGPKSEQCRDL; from the coding sequence ATGCGAAGACACCCTGTCCGCACGGCACTCAGCATCGCGACCGCCGTGATCCTGGCGTGCGGCGCGGCGGCATTCGGGCCGGTTTCCCCGGCCTCCGCGCAGTTCGGCGAGGCCGAGATCTCGCCGATCGAGAGCGACCTCAGCGCGAAGTCCTGGGTGAGCGTCGAGGCCGGCAGCGGGGCGTCCACCGCTGACCTGGCGATCGACCAGGACGACCGGACCGCGTGGAGGGCGGATGGCACGTCCGCGCACCAGTGGCTGACGCTCGATCTGGGCGGCGCCTACGACAACGTCAGGAAGGTCGAGGTCGTCTTCCCGAGCGCCGGGGCCGTCTACCAGTACGTGGTGGAGTCGTCCGCGGACGGCGACAGCTGGAACGTCATCGCCGACCACTCGGCCGACCACCGGCCCTCTCGCGGGTCCGTGGACCTCTTCACCCGGCCGGGGACGAGGTTCGTCCGGGTGACGTTCACGGGAGCCTCGCCCCGCGCGACCTTGGGAATCAGCGAGCTCAGCGTCTACAACTACCTGCGCGACGACCTGATCCTCGGCGCCGACGCCTCCTGGGTGGACAACGATGTCGCCGAAGGGCGCGAGTACTGGGTGCGCCCGACCGAGGAGGACCCCGGCGCGGGTCCCCACCTGCTGGACGTGCTCCAGGACCGCGGCGTCGAGTACGTCCGGCTGCGGGTCTTCAACGAGCCCCGCAGCGAGTCCTCGGGCGGCGTACTGACCGTTCCCTACCAAGGCCCGAAACGGTCACTCGAGGTGGCCAAGTGGATCAAGGCCGAACGGGACATGGGCCTGGGGATCGACCTTCACTACGCGGACTCGTGGGCCGACCCGGCCAAGCAGCCGAAGCCGCGGGCGTGGGCCCAGCTGAAGTTCGACGAGCTGACCGAGGCGGTGTACGACCACACCTACGACTACGTCGAGCAGTTGATCGAGCAGGGCACGACGCCGGACAAGGTGGCGATCGGCAACGAGATCGTCAACGGCTTCATGTACGGCAGTGAGGCCGCGCTGATCGGCACCACCGATCCGGCGTACTTCCGGAACCAGCCGGAGATCTACCAGTCGCAGCCCGGCGGCGGCCTGCTCTGGAAGTACTGGGGCTCGGACGACCCGGAGGAGCGGCGGCTCTACGACGAGGCGTGGGACCGGTTCACGACGCTGTCCGCGGCGGGGATCCGCGCGGTCCGCGACGTGGCGGCCGACCACGGCGAGGACATCGACGTCGAGACGCACATCATCATCGGCAAGGACCGGGGCGCCAAGACGCTCGAGTTCTGGGATCAGTACCTGACCCGGGTGAAAGCCAAAGGCGCCGACGTGGACGTCCTCGCCCACTCGTACTACCCGGAGTGGCACGGGTCGCCGGACCACTACGAGTCCAACATCAACGCGGTGGCGGCGGCGCACCCGGGGTACAAGATCGAGATCGCCGAGACCTCGTACCCGGCGTCGGGTGGCGGCGGGACCCCGATGCCCAACTCGACGTACCCGCGGACCGTTCAGGGGCAGGCGGACGCCCTCCAGCACGTGTTCCGGATCGCCAACGACATCCCGGACAACCAGGGCCTGGGCGTGCTGGCGTGGGAGCCGGCGAGATGGCAGTCCTTGTTCACCGCCGTACCGGGCATGCCACGCACCTGGGAGCCGAACGCGTCGATCGACATCTTCACCAAGAGTCGCGCGTCCCACGTGGTGGAGGACACCGTGTACGCGTCCGCACTCGTCGGCGGCGAGGTGGTGCTGCCGGATGCGGTGCGGGCGCTGACGATGGCCGACGGTTCGGCGGAGCCGGTCCCGGTGGAATGGGACCCGGTGCCGGACGGAGCCACCGACACGGCCGGCCGGCTCACGGTGCGCGGCTCGACCGAGTACGGGCGGGTGACGGCGATGGTCGACGTGGTCGACACGTATGCCGGGCTCGCCTGTGACCGGGTGATCACCGGCCGGTATGCCGGGCCGTTGACGGTGACGAAGGGCGTGACCTGCCTGGACGGAGCGACGGTGTCGGGCCCGGTGTCGGTGCGGGCCGGTGCCTCGCTCCAGGCGGACGGCGCGGTGGTCGCCGGACCCGTGCGGGCCGACGGCGCGGCGGGGGTGGTGATCTGCGACAGCCGGATCTCCGGCCCGGTGACGTCGTCCGGGACCTCGTCGGTGACGATCGGCAACCCGGTGCTGGGATGTGCGCCGAATACGGTCACCGGCCCGGTGACCGTGACGCGGACGAACTGGTGGAACGTGATCGCCGGGAACACCATCAACGGCCCGCTGGTGTGCGGGGGAAACGCTCAGCCGCCGGTGAACAACGGATCGGCCAACACGGTGAGTGGTCCCAAGTCGGAGCAGTGCCGCGACCTGTAG
- a CDS encoding NUDIX hydrolase family protein — translation MSDMTETTPGWLSSDDLEMARARMPILYVEAVPVRVDDSGEVTSVGLLLRIGPDGTVSRTLVSGRVLHHERVRDALLRHLEKDLGPVALPRVPASLQPFTVAEYFPTQGITPYHDPRQHAVSLAYIVPVTGDCRPRQDALDLVWFSPQEALSEAVQSEMPGGHGVLLKQALAHAGCAI, via the coding sequence ATGTCTGACATGACCGAAACCACGCCCGGCTGGCTGTCCTCCGACGATTTGGAGATGGCGCGCGCCCGCATGCCGATCCTCTACGTCGAGGCCGTCCCGGTGCGCGTCGACGACAGCGGCGAAGTCACCAGCGTCGGCCTGCTGCTGCGCATCGGGCCCGACGGTACGGTCAGCCGGACGCTGGTCTCCGGCCGGGTGCTGCACCACGAGCGGGTCCGCGACGCCCTGCTGCGCCATCTCGAGAAGGACCTCGGCCCGGTCGCCCTGCCCCGCGTCCCGGCCTCGCTCCAGCCGTTCACGGTCGCGGAGTACTTCCCGACGCAGGGCATCACGCCGTACCACGACCCCCGCCAGCACGCGGTGTCCCTGGCCTACATCGTGCCGGTGACGGGCGACTGCCGTCCTCGGCAGGACGCGCTGGACCTGGTGTGGTTCAGCCCTCAGGAGGCCCTCTCGGAAGCGGTGCAGAGCGAGATGCCGGGCGGGCACGGGGTCCTGCTGAAGCAGGCGCTGGCGCACGCGGGCTGCGCGATCTGA